From one Lysinibacillus sp. G4S2 genomic stretch:
- a CDS encoding Rpn family recombination-promoting nuclease/putative transposase, with amino-acid sequence MNRKAIRRIPLEKLFDLKVDFAFKQMFGNEKNKKITVVFLNAVLKLTGRDTIKEVTFLKHELGGEYQDDKQSRLDILVKTQNGDFINVEIQLSNQHDMTKRTLYYWAKMYESQLVRGMGYSELRPTITINICNFTMFKDNKNYHNTFHLYEDTTLSRLMPEEDVMEIHFIEINKFISLWYEGKLNALEDLLIRWLLLLGMVDGRNKKVYAEIYRELEELAMKDENLRAAFDTWEEISQSPETILAYQSRLKYILDEEARYIDGINKGREQGKAEGMKEGLEQGLEQGRKQEQIELVKKLMKRHVTVEEIMDLVGLSREEIERIKDLDLPQD; translated from the coding sequence ATGAATCGAAAAGCAATACGAAGAATTCCGTTAGAAAAGCTTTTTGACTTGAAGGTTGATTTTGCCTTCAAGCAAATGTTCGGAAATGAAAAGAATAAAAAAATTACAGTTGTTTTTTTGAATGCGGTACTTAAACTTACAGGACGAGACACTATTAAAGAAGTAACATTCCTTAAACATGAATTGGGCGGTGAATATCAAGACGATAAACAATCCCGACTAGATATTCTTGTGAAAACACAAAATGGTGACTTCATCAATGTGGAAATTCAACTATCTAATCAGCATGATATGACAAAGAGAACGCTATATTATTGGGCAAAAATGTATGAGTCGCAACTAGTTAGAGGGATGGGCTATAGTGAGTTACGCCCAACAATCACGATCAATATTTGCAATTTCACAATGTTTAAAGACAACAAAAATTATCACAATACTTTTCATCTATATGAAGACACAACATTATCAAGACTAATGCCAGAAGAAGATGTGATGGAAATTCACTTTATAGAGATAAACAAGTTTATTTCGCTTTGGTATGAAGGAAAGTTGAATGCTCTTGAGGACCTATTAATTCGATGGTTGTTATTACTTGGTATGGTCGATGGTCGTAATAAGAAAGTATATGCAGAGATATATCGTGAATTGGAGGAGTTAGCGATGAAGGATGAAAACTTACGTGCAGCATTTGATACATGGGAAGAAATCAGTCAATCCCCTGAAACAATTCTTGCTTATCAATCTCGCTTAAAGTATATCCTAGATGAAGAAGCCCGTTATATTGATGGAATAAACAAGGGAAGAGAGCAAGGGAAAGCAGAGGGAATGAAAGAAGGACTAGAGCAAGGACTAGAACAAGGGCGTAAACAAGAGCAAATAGAGTTAGTGAAAAAATTGATGAAACGACATGTAACCGTTGAAGAAATAATGGATTTAGTAGGCTTATCGAGAGAAGAAATTGAAAGAATAAAGGATCTAGATTTACCTCAAGATTAA
- the ccsB gene encoding c-type cytochrome biogenesis protein CcsB: MSKEELLNLSSNSLFVAFILLLIAIIPIGLAVKSKGKMFGKVGLTLTYIAFILQLVYFILRWIAVDHAPVSNMYEFMTFFGIMLTGSYLIIHFLYKQIVVGLFTIPVSLIILGYGSVFTKEVSPLVPSLQSHWLTIHVMTVAFSSAILSISFATGIIYLLRTLDVSKFSIRTFALEFVMYCLIVVIGFIGVATYFNFSGDKLEVQFENVQGQEETAVYTMKPLIVTKDAVTSSGEQVGVLQITNKIDAKKLNSIVWAFIGGTVLYAVILLIARRPLIVLLKPLTNRVQPALMDEISYRAVVIGFPLFALGGLLFAMIWAQIAWSRFWGWDPKEVWALITFLFYAAFLHLRLSKGWEGERTAWLAIVGFGIIVFNQVFVNLVIAGLHSYA, encoded by the coding sequence TTGAGTAAAGAAGAATTATTAAACTTGAGTAGTAATTCATTGTTTGTAGCATTTATATTACTACTAATCGCCATCATACCGATTGGGCTTGCCGTGAAATCAAAAGGAAAAATGTTTGGAAAAGTAGGGCTTACACTTACGTATATTGCTTTTATTTTACAGCTAGTTTATTTCATTTTAAGGTGGATTGCGGTTGATCATGCACCTGTAAGTAATATGTACGAGTTTATGACGTTTTTTGGCATCATGCTTACTGGTAGCTATTTGATTATTCATTTTTTATATAAACAAATAGTGGTAGGCTTGTTCACCATTCCTGTGTCATTAATTATTCTCGGTTATGGAAGTGTTTTTACAAAAGAAGTTTCACCACTTGTGCCATCGCTGCAAAGTCATTGGTTAACGATCCACGTTATGACAGTTGCATTTTCAAGTGCCATATTATCGATATCGTTCGCAACAGGTATTATTTATTTATTAAGAACATTAGATGTTTCTAAATTTTCGATTCGTACATTTGCCTTGGAATTTGTGATGTATTGTCTAATTGTCGTAATTGGCTTTATCGGAGTGGCTACTTATTTTAACTTTTCAGGAGATAAACTCGAGGTTCAGTTTGAAAATGTACAAGGTCAGGAAGAAACAGCAGTTTATACGATGAAGCCGCTCATTGTCACGAAAGACGCAGTAACATCTAGTGGGGAACAGGTTGGCGTTTTACAGATTACAAATAAGATAGATGCGAAGAAATTGAATTCTATCGTATGGGCATTTATAGGTGGAACGGTTTTATATGCTGTGATTTTACTCATTGCGAGAAGACCGTTAATTGTTTTATTAAAGCCATTAACAAACCGTGTACAACCAGCATTAATGGATGAAATTTCATATCGAGCTGTTGTCATAGGCTTTCCGCTGTTCGCCTTAGGAGGACTTTTATTTGCCATGATTTGGGCGCAGATTGCGTGGAGTAGATTTTGGGGCTGGGATCCTAAGGAAGTATGGGCACTTATTACATTTTTATTTTATGCTGCTTTCCTTCATTTACGACTATCTAAAGGCTGGGAAGGCGAGAGGACAGCTTGGTTAGCGATTGTTGGATTTGGCATTATCGTTTTTAATCAGGTATTTGTGAATTTAGTAATTGCTGGTTTACATTCTTACGCGTAA
- a CDS encoding cold-shock protein yields the protein MTQGTVKWFNAEKGFGFIEVEGGNDVFVHFSAIQSDGFKTLEEGQKVEFGVEEGNRGPQATNVVKL from the coding sequence ATGACACAAGGTACAGTAAAATGGTTTAACGCAGAAAAAGGTTTTGGCTTTATCGAGGTAGAAGGTGGAAATGATGTATTTGTACATTTCTCTGCTATTCAATCAGATGGCTTTAAAACTTTAGAAGAAGGCCAAAAAGTGGAATTCGGCGTTGAAGAAGGTAACCGCGGACCACAAGCAACTAATGTTGTAAAGCTTTAA
- a CDS encoding response regulator transcription factor, giving the protein MIDILIVDDHPVVLDGTKTLLQDLTNVRIDTEQDSASVLSRMDAQNFQLFLIDINMKPINGIQLSEMIKKKQPEALILLYTGYELSDYYELLVEKKIDGLLSKLATKEQVIQTIQAALRGEILLSADFLDFVQQRTNLSNTQQDILLSDKEQEILQLVSQGCTNKAIASAIGVTQRTVENYLSKLFVKLNVESRAEAVIVAKEKAWIN; this is encoded by the coding sequence ATGATTGATATTCTTATTGTAGATGACCATCCTGTCGTTTTAGATGGTACAAAAACATTATTACAGGATTTAACAAACGTTCGTATAGATACAGAGCAGGATAGTGCTTCTGTACTGTCGAGAATGGATGCTCAAAATTTCCAATTATTTTTGATCGATATTAATATGAAACCAATCAATGGCATCCAGCTTTCAGAAATGATTAAAAAAAAGCAACCAGAAGCACTTATTTTACTCTATACAGGATACGAGCTTTCCGATTATTACGAACTATTGGTTGAGAAAAAAATCGACGGACTACTATCCAAGCTAGCTACAAAGGAGCAAGTTATTCAAACTATTCAAGCTGCACTAAGAGGTGAAATCTTACTTTCAGCAGATTTTTTAGACTTTGTACAACAACGTACCAATCTATCAAATACCCAGCAAGACATTTTACTTAGTGATAAAGAACAAGAGATTTTACAGCTAGTATCACAAGGATGCACAAATAAAGCAATCGCTTCCGCTATTGGGGTTACTCAACGCACCGTCGAAAATTATTTATCCAAACTTTTTGTCAAACTTAATGTAGAATCTCGTGCAGAGGCAGTCATTGTCGCTAAAGAGAAAGCATGGATTAATTAA
- a CDS encoding ATP-binding protein, producing MSKWTYSIFITYLLLGIYVLVVAIRVPFISISVDTTSGQPVIVDFYYPHWAQQQNIEKGDILLELDGKPAQDNRSIQRHSLARSANELTITKPNGEIHNITVQHKDIPEELYLQIIFPLFYFILSFVVAIYLWQRKKDNQLTKLLILFLLTCSLAYISTGASSRGNPIGMFVINNCMVLCLVLFIHFLQCYFCYLHIKWPYINTKWLYLLLLFRPCCYFIEKFNFDIRNISILITLGLFALLVLYAVYILLTSYLRTKLAKIRLIAIAFITPFLPFLLFFVVPEILGHTTILNADLAALFLLFIPFSFIFIQLNERLFDIEYQLSRLRYYSTLAFFSTLILTSGIIIVFLDQLSIVKMTSVFILVFLSFIACFYIKEQLDYKYRKVIFSSSGNYVHNLYAAVNRMSKAKNQQELLNLFKYEIIEKLGTASFTITTISEGVPISPGEVSIETEMTNLLLHDTGEEKIILIIRHALHKEELLWLELLALYVSMFIVNLKLIEDLVCEIQHMKDNNDTQLPWLDKLLWTITEKEKSILAQELHDTVLQEQLHIARELDVLAGSTMIKKEKVLDIREQLLNATKDLREYCENLSPPLLDTFGLQMALKKLIQKVKIRADFMLTTQIERVQFHDATLHLVVYRLVQELLNNAIKHAEATEVSLRLQAIPRGFILQYDDNGIGCNIEDLMQSSTSMGINGIRERVRAFNGNIALTSSQNEGMHIFIQIQEEVESYD from the coding sequence ATGAGTAAATGGACATATAGTATTTTTATAACATACCTACTTCTCGGTATTTATGTACTTGTCGTGGCAATACGAGTACCTTTTATTAGTATTTCAGTGGACACAACTAGCGGCCAACCTGTTATTGTTGACTTCTATTATCCTCACTGGGCACAGCAACAAAATATTGAAAAAGGTGATATTTTACTGGAACTCGATGGCAAACCAGCACAAGATAATAGGTCAATCCAACGCCATTCTCTCGCTAGAAGTGCGAATGAGCTAACAATTACTAAGCCAAATGGCGAAATTCATAATATTACAGTTCAGCATAAAGATATTCCCGAAGAATTATACTTGCAAATTATCTTTCCACTGTTTTATTTCATATTATCTTTTGTCGTTGCCATCTATTTATGGCAAAGGAAGAAAGATAATCAACTCACAAAATTATTAATATTATTTTTATTAACATGTTCATTGGCCTATATAAGTACGGGAGCCTCAAGTAGAGGGAATCCAATTGGAATGTTTGTAATTAATAATTGTATGGTTTTATGCTTAGTACTTTTTATTCACTTTTTACAATGTTATTTCTGTTATCTTCATATAAAATGGCCATATATAAATACCAAATGGCTGTATTTATTACTATTATTTAGACCTTGCTGTTATTTCATTGAAAAATTTAATTTTGACATTAGAAATATATCCATTTTAATTACTCTAGGTCTGTTTGCTTTACTTGTACTTTATGCCGTCTATATTTTACTAACAAGTTATTTACGAACAAAATTGGCTAAGATCCGTCTTATCGCTATTGCGTTTATCACGCCTTTCTTACCGTTTTTACTTTTTTTCGTCGTCCCTGAAATTCTGGGTCACACTACTATATTAAATGCAGATTTAGCTGCATTATTTTTATTGTTTATTCCTTTTTCTTTTATCTTCATTCAACTGAATGAACGATTATTCGATATTGAATATCAATTATCTCGTTTACGTTATTATTCAACACTAGCCTTTTTCAGCACTTTAATATTAACTTCAGGCATTATTATAGTGTTTTTAGACCAATTGTCGATTGTTAAAATGACGAGTGTCTTTATCCTTGTTTTCCTTAGTTTTATTGCTTGTTTCTATATTAAGGAGCAGCTTGATTATAAGTATCGAAAAGTTATCTTTTCATCTAGTGGCAATTATGTACATAATTTATATGCTGCCGTTAACCGCATGAGTAAAGCAAAAAATCAGCAGGAATTACTTAATTTGTTTAAATATGAAATAATAGAAAAGCTGGGTACTGCATCTTTTACCATTACAACAATATCCGAAGGTGTACCAATCAGCCCAGGTGAAGTTAGCATAGAGACTGAAATGACTAATCTACTATTACACGATACGGGTGAAGAAAAAATTATTTTGATAATTAGACATGCTCTACACAAAGAAGAGCTTCTTTGGTTGGAGTTACTTGCACTCTATGTTTCCATGTTTATAGTTAATTTAAAACTCATTGAAGATTTAGTGTGTGAAATACAGCATATGAAGGATAACAACGATACACAGCTTCCTTGGCTCGATAAATTGTTATGGACTATCACTGAAAAAGAAAAGAGTATTTTAGCACAGGAATTACATGACACCGTATTGCAAGAGCAGCTTCATATAGCGAGAGAGTTAGATGTCCTAGCTGGCTCAACGATGATAAAAAAAGAAAAGGTATTAGATATCCGGGAGCAATTACTAAATGCAACGAAAGATTTACGTGAATATTGCGAGAATCTAAGTCCCCCTTTGCTTGATACATTTGGGTTACAAATGGCCTTAAAAAAACTGATACAAAAAGTGAAAATACGGGCAGATTTTATGTTAACTACTCAAATAGAACGTGTTCAATTCCATGATGCAACCTTACATTTAGTCGTTTATCGCTTAGTACAAGAACTTTTAAATAATGCAATAAAGCATGCTGAGGCAACCGAGGTTTCACTAAGACTACAAGCGATCCCTCGTGGTTTTATCCTCCAATACGACGATAATGGTATTGGCTGTAATATTGAAGATTTAATGCAATCTTCAACTTCAATGGGCATTAACGGTATCCGAGAACGTGTCCGTGCTTTTAATGGAAATATCGCCCTAACCTCCAGTCAAAATGAAGGAATGCATATATTTATTCAAATACAAGAGGAGGTGGAATCATATGATTGA
- a CDS encoding thymidylate synthase has protein sequence MTHPEIAYLNLLQHILDNGVKREDRTGTGTYSVFGYQMRFDLSKGFPLLTTKRVPFKLVASELLWFIKGDTNIRYLLQNNNHIWDEWAFKKWVESDQYTGPDMTDFGRRCLVDESFNAVYQKELASFCERILTDDEFARQYGELGNVYGKQWRNWTTSTGENIDQLQDVIHQIKHNPDSRRIIVNAWNPEDVINAGAKGSKAALPPCHVMFQFYVANGKLSCQLMQRSLDTLLGCPFNIASYALLTHLIAHECGLEVGEFIHSIGDAHIYSNHVEQVKEQLSRELRDLPTLKINPDKTSIFDIELEDLSIEGYDPHPAIKAPIAV, from the coding sequence ATGACGCATCCAGAAATCGCGTACTTAAACTTACTACAACATATATTAGATAATGGAGTTAAAAGAGAAGATCGTACAGGAACAGGTACATATAGTGTATTTGGCTATCAAATGCGATTTGATTTGAGCAAAGGTTTTCCTCTTTTAACGACCAAACGTGTACCATTCAAGCTTGTAGCAAGTGAGCTACTTTGGTTTATTAAAGGGGATACAAATATTCGTTATCTACTGCAAAACAACAATCATATTTGGGATGAATGGGCTTTTAAAAAATGGGTTGAATCTGATCAGTATACTGGTCCTGATATGACAGATTTTGGTCGCCGTTGCTTAGTGGACGAGTCTTTTAATGCTGTCTATCAAAAAGAGTTAGCATCATTTTGTGAGCGAATTTTAACAGATGATGAATTTGCACGTCAATACGGGGAGCTTGGGAATGTTTACGGTAAGCAGTGGCGTAATTGGACAACATCGACAGGGGAAAATATTGACCAATTACAAGATGTGATCCATCAAATTAAGCACAATCCAGATTCACGACGTATCATCGTCAATGCATGGAATCCTGAAGATGTTATCAATGCTGGCGCAAAGGGCAGTAAAGCTGCATTACCTCCGTGTCATGTAATGTTCCAATTTTATGTCGCAAATGGCAAGTTGAGCTGTCAGCTAATGCAAAGAAGCCTTGATACATTGTTAGGCTGTCCATTTAATATTGCTTCATATGCATTACTGACACATTTAATTGCACATGAATGCGGATTAGAAGTTGGCGAATTTATTCATAGCATTGGGGATGCTCATATATATTCAAATCACGTGGAGCAAGTGAAAGAACAGCTATCACGCGAGCTTAGGGACCTACCAACCTTAAAAATTAATCCGGATAAAACGTCAATTTTTGACATAGAACTCGAAGATCTTTCTATCGAGGGCTATGATCCACATCCAGCAATTAAAGCACCAATTGCCGTGTAA
- a CDS encoding thymidylate synthase, whose amino-acid sequence MNVIFIEAFSGTELLQMVSHDVAGILAAAQGESVTFPVGHFKYEFHNLDFYEEDGEIRQELVIYLKKV is encoded by the coding sequence ATGAACGTGATATTTATCGAAGCGTTTTCAGGTACAGAGCTTTTACAAATGGTGTCACATGATGTGGCAGGCATATTAGCAGCGGCACAGGGGGAAAGTGTGACGTTCCCAGTTGGCCATTTTAAGTATGAATTTCATAATTTAGACTTTTATGAGGAAGATGGAGAAATACGACAAGAATTAGTCATTTATTTGAAGAAAGTATAA
- a CDS encoding Rrf2 family transcriptional regulator, with the protein MVNSRFSVAIHILSLIATTSDKSQLTSDYIAGSVNTNPVVVRRMIGVLKKAGLLSSQSGIAGYDLLVEPKDLTLLAIYHAINGPQQLFAIHDEPNPDCTVGRKIQCTLEDVYTSVWHAMEEQLQAQTLQNVLDQLR; encoded by the coding sequence ATGGTGAACAGTCGATTTTCGGTAGCGATCCATATACTTTCGCTCATTGCAACAACATCTGATAAAAGCCAGCTGACATCTGATTATATCGCAGGGAGTGTTAATACAAATCCAGTTGTCGTGCGCCGAATGATCGGGGTATTGAAAAAAGCGGGTTTGCTTTCATCTCAATCAGGTATTGCAGGCTATGACCTATTAGTAGAGCCAAAAGATTTAACGCTATTAGCCATTTACCATGCGATTAATGGGCCACAGCAGCTATTTGCGATTCATGATGAGCCAAATCCAGATTGTACGGTTGGTCGAAAAATCCAATGTACTTTGGAAGATGTTTATACATCTGTCTGGCATGCAATGGAAGAACAGCTTCAAGCACAAACTTTACAGAATGTGTTAGATCAACTTCGTTAA
- a CDS encoding NAD(P)-dependent oxidoreductase: MKIAVIGATGKAGQKIVEEALQRGHDVTAIVRSASKVTTNIHVLEKDVFALSQEDVKGFDVVVNAFGAPFGQEELHAKAGRHVIDIFTGIDTKLVVVGGAGSLFVDPEKTIRVMDTPDFPEMFYATAKNQGENLHDLQQSTITWTFLSPSAFFDPEGPRTGSYTAGEDQLLVNDAGESYVSYADYAIAVLDEIEKPKHVNSRFTVTSNK, from the coding sequence ATGAAAATTGCAGTAATTGGCGCAACAGGGAAAGCAGGGCAAAAAATTGTAGAGGAGGCACTACAGCGAGGACATGATGTAACTGCGATTGTCCGTTCAGCTTCGAAAGTAACAACAAATATTCATGTTCTTGAAAAGGATGTTTTTGCATTATCTCAAGAAGATGTGAAAGGCTTTGACGTAGTCGTAAATGCGTTTGGCGCTCCTTTTGGTCAAGAGGAATTACATGCGAAAGCTGGCCGTCATGTAATTGATATTTTCACCGGCATTGATACAAAATTAGTTGTTGTCGGTGGTGCTGGTAGTCTGTTTGTCGATCCAGAGAAAACGATACGCGTAATGGATACACCAGATTTCCCAGAAATGTTTTACGCGACAGCTAAAAACCAAGGTGAAAATTTACATGACTTGCAACAATCCACTATTACTTGGACATTTTTAAGTCCATCTGCTTTCTTTGATCCAGAGGGTCCACGTACAGGTAGCTATACGGCTGGAGAAGATCAATTATTAGTGAACGATGCTGGAGAAAGCTATGTCAGCTATGCAGATTACGCCATTGCGGTATTAGATGAAATTGAAAAACCTAAGCATGTAAACAGCCGATTTACAGTGACTTCTAATAAATAA
- a CDS encoding histidine phosphatase family protein encodes MEICLVRHGETDWNKEGRLQGRTNIPLNQAGVDQANECANHLSTTNYDLIITSPLLRAKQTAEIISEKMSVPILEMNHFIERNYGDAEGLTVVERTSKFPNRNYPNQEPRDSLTKRVMEALHFIYQSEKDKRIILVSHGGVINAILAAISNNEIGSGKTKLGNACLSEIKFEKDKWTIQYYNQTSHLSMMR; translated from the coding sequence ATGGAGATATGTTTAGTTCGACATGGAGAAACAGATTGGAATAAGGAAGGGAGATTACAAGGGCGTACGAACATTCCTTTAAATCAAGCAGGAGTTGATCAAGCAAATGAATGTGCTAATCATTTGTCGACAACAAATTATGATTTGATTATTACAAGTCCATTACTTCGTGCAAAACAAACAGCTGAAATCATTTCAGAAAAAATGTCAGTACCGATTTTAGAAATGAATCATTTTATTGAGAGAAATTATGGTGATGCAGAAGGATTGACAGTTGTGGAACGTACATCTAAATTTCCTAACAGAAATTACCCTAATCAAGAACCAAGAGATAGCTTAACGAAGCGTGTAATGGAAGCACTACATTTTATTTATCAAAGTGAGAAAGATAAAAGAATTATTTTAGTATCACATGGAGGAGTGATAAATGCTATTTTAGCAGCTATTTCAAATAATGAAATTGGTTCAGGTAAAACAAAGTTAGGAAACGCCTGCTTATCTGAAATTAAATTTGAAAAAGATAAATGGACGATTCAATACTATAATCAAACTAGTCATTTGTCTATGATGAGATAA
- the aspA gene encoding aspartate ammonia-lyase, with product MSTQRIEKDFLGERVLPGNAYYGIQTLRATENFPITGYTIHSALIKAMGIVKKAAAFGNMEVHLLSKEIGDAIVEASQEVIDGKWDAEFIVDPIQGGAGTSINMNANEVIANRALEILGKEKGDYHTISPNSHVNMSQSTNDAFPTAIHIAVLNLIDELLLTMENMQAVFHQKAEQFAHVIKMGRTHLQDAVPIRLGQEFEAYSRVISRDIVRIRQTRPNLYDVNMGATAVGTGLNAFPDYIQSVDVHLAEISGLPLKGASHLVDATQNTDAYTEVSGALKICMINMSKIANDLRLMASGPRAGLGEIILPARQPGSSIMPGKVNPVMPEVLNQVAFQVIGNDHTISLASEAGQLELNVMEPVLVFNLIQSISIMNNVFRAFTQNCLKDIEANEDRMKEYVEKSVGVLTAVNPHIGYEVAARLAREAILTGRSIRELCLEQGVLTKEQLDLILDPYEMTHPGIAGSSIMKLK from the coding sequence ATGTCCACACAACGTATTGAAAAAGACTTTTTAGGTGAACGTGTATTACCAGGCAATGCTTATTACGGAATTCAAACGCTTCGTGCAACTGAAAATTTCCCAATTACAGGTTACACGATTCACTCTGCTCTTATTAAAGCAATGGGTATTGTAAAAAAAGCAGCTGCATTTGGTAATATGGAGGTACACTTACTTTCAAAAGAAATCGGAGATGCAATTGTCGAAGCTTCACAAGAAGTTATTGATGGCAAGTGGGATGCAGAATTTATCGTAGACCCAATCCAAGGCGGTGCTGGCACATCTATTAATATGAATGCCAACGAAGTCATTGCTAACCGTGCCTTAGAGATTTTAGGTAAGGAAAAAGGGGACTACCATACAATTAGCCCAAACAGCCATGTTAATATGTCACAATCTACAAACGATGCTTTCCCAACAGCTATTCATATTGCTGTGTTGAATTTGATAGATGAATTACTTCTTACAATGGAAAATATGCAAGCGGTGTTCCACCAAAAAGCGGAGCAATTTGCGCATGTTATTAAAATGGGTCGTACGCATTTACAAGATGCTGTGCCGATTCGATTAGGACAAGAATTTGAAGCATACTCTCGTGTTATCAGCCGTGATATTGTTCGCATTCGTCAAACTCGCCCAAATTTATATGATGTGAATATGGGGGCAACTGCTGTTGGTACAGGATTAAATGCATTCCCTGATTATATTCAATCAGTAGATGTTCATCTTGCTGAAATTTCAGGTTTGCCACTTAAAGGCGCTTCCCATCTAGTGGATGCAACACAAAATACAGATGCTTATACAGAAGTATCAGGCGCATTAAAAATCTGTATGATTAACATGTCGAAGATTGCCAATGACCTTCGTTTAATGGCTTCAGGTCCACGTGCTGGCTTAGGGGAAATCATTTTACCAGCTCGTCAACCTGGTTCGTCTATTATGCCAGGGAAAGTAAATCCTGTTATGCCAGAGGTTCTTAACCAAGTTGCTTTCCAAGTAATTGGTAATGATCATACAATTTCATTAGCATCTGAAGCAGGACAATTAGAGTTAAACGTAATGGAGCCTGTACTTGTTTTCAACTTAATTCAATCGATTAGTATTATGAATAATGTTTTCCGAGCATTTACGCAAAATTGCTTAAAGGATATTGAAGCAAACGAAGATCGCATGAAAGAATATGTGGAAAAAAGCGTTGGCGTACTAACAGCAGTAAACCCACATATTGGTTATGAAGTAGCTGCACGACTTGCGCGTGAAGCAATCCTAACTGGTCGTTCTATTCGTGAGCTTTGCCTTGAACAGGGTGTATTAACAAAAGAGCAATTAGATTTAATTCTAGATCCATATGAGATGACACATCCAGGTATTGCAGGATCAAGTATTATGAAATTAAAATAA